One Mycolicibacterium pulveris genomic region harbors:
- a CDS encoding proton-conducting transporter transmembrane domain-containing protein yields the protein MRKSVSRSGFSVTTGLSTSAVGAIGVWLGLIAVFGPARDVRIGWLLPLAGVQLHLDPLGGFFMALTGAVAVPVGIYAIGYAHELSRTAMTVLPLFVAAMLLVPAAGSVTTFLFAWELMAIASLVLVLTDHTRPRVRSAALVYAVMTQLGFVAILVGLMVLSAAGGADRFADLGGMSEGTRTTVFLLTLAGFGSKAGLVPLHAWLPRAHPEAPSPVSALMSAAMVSLGIYGIVRIDLQLLGPGPRWWALTLLAVGAASALYGVLQASVATDLKRLLAYSTTENMGLITLGLGAATLFADAGAGAPATIAMTAAVLHLLAHAAFKCLAFLAAGSVLSVTGLRDLDRLGGLARRMPATTALFGVAALGASGLPLGAGFVSEWLLLQSLIRAPGNDVVVSLMGPLAMGAVALTAGLGVATMVKAFGIGFLARPRSEPASAAKESPRTMVVAMTIAAVGCAMIAVLPGLVAPALRRVLETLPAAKSVDFTDFGILIQLPGVPGSLAPAVIAGALVLAILAVVVASQWRSRRRPAAERLPLWACGAGDLTARMQYTATSFAEPLQRVFDDVLRPDTAIEVTPTAESRYMADRVTYRNRIGDAIEERLYTPVVRAVAAVAAVVRRAHTGSVHLYLAYGALGVLIILVVAK from the coding sequence ATGCGAAAATCGGTGTCCCGCAGCGGCTTCAGTGTCACCACAGGACTGAGCACCTCGGCCGTCGGCGCCATCGGGGTGTGGCTGGGCCTGATCGCCGTGTTCGGCCCCGCCCGTGACGTGCGCATCGGCTGGTTGCTGCCGTTGGCCGGGGTGCAGCTGCACCTTGATCCGCTCGGCGGGTTCTTCATGGCGTTGACCGGCGCGGTCGCGGTGCCGGTCGGAATCTACGCGATCGGATACGCACACGAGCTGAGCCGCACCGCGATGACCGTGCTTCCCCTGTTCGTGGCCGCCATGCTGCTGGTGCCCGCGGCGGGTTCGGTGACGACGTTCTTGTTCGCCTGGGAGCTGATGGCCATCGCCTCGCTGGTCCTGGTGCTCACCGACCACACCCGGCCCCGGGTGCGTTCGGCGGCACTGGTTTACGCGGTGATGACCCAACTCGGGTTCGTCGCGATCCTGGTCGGCCTCATGGTGCTGTCCGCGGCGGGCGGCGCGGACCGCTTCGCGGACCTGGGCGGTATGTCCGAAGGCACGCGGACGACGGTCTTCCTGCTCACGCTCGCCGGCTTCGGCTCGAAGGCCGGTCTGGTACCGCTGCACGCCTGGTTGCCGCGGGCCCACCCCGAAGCGCCGAGCCCGGTGTCGGCGTTGATGAGCGCGGCGATGGTGAGCCTCGGCATTTACGGCATCGTGCGCATCGACCTGCAGCTGCTCGGACCTGGACCCCGCTGGTGGGCGCTGACGCTGCTGGCCGTCGGGGCGGCGTCGGCGCTCTACGGCGTGCTGCAGGCTTCGGTGGCGACGGATCTCAAACGGCTGCTTGCGTATTCGACGACCGAAAACATGGGTCTGATCACCTTGGGGCTGGGTGCGGCGACGTTGTTCGCCGACGCCGGTGCGGGCGCGCCTGCGACGATCGCGATGACCGCGGCCGTGCTGCATCTGCTCGCGCACGCGGCGTTCAAGTGCCTGGCGTTCTTGGCCGCGGGGTCGGTGCTGTCCGTGACCGGGCTGCGTGATCTCGACCGGCTCGGCGGGTTGGCGCGGCGGATGCCTGCGACGACCGCGCTTTTCGGCGTGGCGGCCCTCGGGGCGTCCGGGTTGCCGCTCGGCGCCGGGTTCGTCAGCGAGTGGCTGCTGCTGCAGTCGCTGATCCGCGCACCGGGCAACGACGTGGTGGTCTCGCTGATGGGCCCGCTGGCCATGGGGGCGGTCGCGTTGACGGCGGGCCTCGGGGTGGCCACCATGGTCAAGGCGTTCGGCATCGGCTTCCTGGCCCGGCCGCGTTCCGAACCAGCGTCCGCGGCAAAGGAATCCCCGCGCACGATGGTCGTCGCCATGACCATCGCGGCCGTCGGCTGCGCGATGATCGCCGTACTGCCGGGGTTGGTCGCGCCCGCACTGAGACGTGTGCTCGAGACGCTGCCGGCCGCGAAGAGTGTCGACTTCACCGATTTCGGCATTCTGATCCAACTTCCTGGTGTTCCGGGATCGCTTGCGCCCGCGGTGATCGCCGGCGCGCTCGTGCTCGCAATCCTGGCCGTGGTGGTGGCCAGCCAGTGGCGATCCCGCCGCCGACCCGCCGCCGAACGGCTACCGTTGTGGGCGTGCGGCGCGGGCGATCTGACCGCCCGAATGCAATACACCGCAACGTCGTTCGCCGAACCGCTGCAGCGGGTGTTCGACGACGTCCTTCGGCCCGACACCGCCATCGAGGTCACCCCGACCGCTGAGTCGCGGTACATGGCCGACCGCGTCACGTACCGGAACCGGATCGGCGACGCGATCGAGGAGCGGCTCTACACACCGGTCGTGCGCGCGGTGGCGGCCGTCGCCGCGGTGGTCCGTCGCGCACACACCGGCAGCGTCCACCTCTACCTCGCCTACGGCGCGCTGGGTGTGCTGATAATCCTGGTGGTGGCCAAATGA
- a CDS encoding potassium channel family protein codes for MRIGITGAGAVGRSVAQELIDYGHKVLLIEHRVGHYEPHTVPDADWMLADACELAVLQEAGIQTCDVVIAATGDDKANLTTSLLAKTEFGVARVIARVNDMRNQWLFTEAWGVDLAVSAPAALVGAIEGAIDIGHVIRLMELRQGQVSLAKLTLPEGDPLVGRRMAELPMLENSALAVVIRESGIVVPTPDDVLEAGDEMLFVVGGGLANQVSALVQGAIEPLGDQAHPAG; via the coding sequence ATGCGCATCGGCATCACGGGTGCGGGAGCGGTCGGCCGCTCCGTCGCCCAGGAGCTGATCGACTACGGGCACAAGGTCTTGCTGATCGAGCACCGAGTCGGGCACTACGAGCCGCACACGGTGCCCGACGCCGACTGGATGCTGGCCGACGCCTGCGAGCTGGCGGTGCTGCAAGAGGCGGGGATCCAGACCTGCGATGTGGTGATCGCCGCGACGGGCGACGACAAAGCGAACCTGACCACGTCGCTGCTGGCCAAGACCGAGTTCGGGGTGGCCCGGGTGATCGCGCGCGTCAACGACATGCGCAACCAGTGGTTGTTTACCGAGGCGTGGGGCGTCGATCTCGCGGTATCCGCACCGGCGGCCCTGGTCGGTGCGATTGAGGGCGCGATCGACATCGGGCATGTGATTCGGTTGATGGAACTGCGGCAGGGTCAGGTCAGCTTGGCCAAACTGACGCTGCCCGAAGGGGATCCGTTGGTGGGTCGGCGGATGGCGGAGTTGCCGATGTTGGAGAACAGCGCGCTGGCGGTCGTCATCCGGGAAAGCGGGATTGTTGTCCCGACGCCCGACGATGTCCTGGAAGCCGGCGACGAGATGCTCTTTGTCGTCGGCGGCGGCCTGGCGAACCAGGTCTCCGCGCTTGTTCAGGGCGCCATCGAACCCCTCGGCGACCAGGCTCACCCCGCCGGCTGA
- a CDS encoding lsr2/espR transcriptional regulator: MEPLYKLKGDFFKTLGHPARVLILELLVEKDRSVGELQPEVGLEPSNLSQQLGVLRRAGVVTARKEGNSVIYSIASPDIAELLAVARKVLTTVLSDRVAVLEDLRADTGGE, encoded by the coding sequence GTGGAGCCGCTCTACAAGCTCAAGGGTGATTTTTTCAAGACCCTCGGTCATCCGGCCCGTGTCCTGATTCTGGAGCTGCTGGTCGAAAAGGACCGCTCCGTGGGTGAACTGCAGCCGGAGGTCGGCTTGGAACCCTCGAACCTGTCGCAACAGCTGGGCGTGTTACGTCGGGCCGGGGTCGTGACGGCCCGCAAGGAGGGCAACAGCGTCATCTACTCCATCGCCTCACCGGACATCGCCGAGCTGCTCGCGGTCGCACGCAAGGTGCTGACCACGGTGCTCAGTGACCGTGTCGCCGTCCTGGAGGACCTTCGTGCCGACACCGGGGGTGAGTAA
- a CDS encoding potassium/proton antiporter — MTLHQLYLVLLAGGLVLLASIVATRAASRIGLPSLLLFLAVGVIVGEDGLGLQFDNYLLADHLGTVALAIILIEGGLTTHFADIRKVLAPAGVLATVGVGVTMIVTAAGAHLLLDMDWQLALLLGAIVSSTDAAAVFSVLRVVPLPRRVAGLLEAESGFNDAPAVILVLLFSAAPLELSPVHTLVEVAYELAAGGVIGVVAGVVGAFGLRRIALPASGLYPLAAFGLGMVAFATAGAAHASGFLAAYVAGLVLANSGLPHRSATRSFAEGLAWLAQIGLFVLLGLLVDPGDLAAEVLPAIAIGLVLLLIARPLSVAISLAGFRIPWREQLFVSWAGLRGAVPIVLATFPIVGGVPDSLRLLNIVFILVVVFTLVQGPSLGLVARRLGLISKEATREIQVESAPLDVLEAELLTMTVHAPSRLHNVTVRELRLPDPSVITLIIRDGHTFVPQPDTRLAIGDELLIVTTSKTREATERRLRAVSRRGKLAHWFDEYGEAG; from the coding sequence ATGACGCTGCATCAGCTGTACCTGGTGCTGCTCGCGGGTGGACTCGTGCTGTTGGCCAGTATCGTCGCCACGCGGGCGGCCAGCCGCATCGGCTTACCGAGCCTGCTGCTGTTCTTGGCCGTCGGCGTCATCGTCGGCGAGGACGGGCTGGGACTGCAGTTCGACAACTACCTGCTCGCCGACCATCTGGGCACTGTGGCGCTGGCGATCATCCTCATCGAGGGTGGCCTGACCACCCATTTCGCCGACATCCGCAAGGTTTTGGCGCCCGCGGGCGTGCTGGCCACCGTCGGCGTCGGCGTCACCATGATCGTCACTGCGGCGGGCGCCCATCTCCTGCTGGACATGGACTGGCAACTGGCGTTGCTGCTGGGCGCGATCGTCTCGTCGACCGATGCGGCCGCGGTGTTCTCGGTCCTGCGGGTCGTGCCCCTGCCGCGCCGCGTCGCGGGATTGCTCGAAGCCGAGTCGGGCTTCAACGACGCCCCGGCCGTCATCCTGGTGCTGTTGTTCAGCGCCGCACCGCTGGAACTGTCTCCGGTGCACACGCTCGTGGAGGTGGCCTACGAGTTGGCCGCAGGGGGCGTGATCGGCGTGGTCGCCGGCGTGGTGGGTGCTTTCGGTCTGCGCCGGATCGCGCTTCCCGCTTCCGGGTTGTATCCGCTCGCGGCGTTCGGCCTCGGCATGGTGGCCTTTGCGACGGCGGGCGCGGCACACGCCAGCGGGTTCCTCGCCGCGTACGTGGCTGGACTGGTGCTCGCCAATTCGGGGCTCCCGCACCGCTCGGCTACCCGTTCGTTCGCCGAGGGACTCGCCTGGCTCGCGCAGATCGGCCTGTTCGTGTTGCTCGGTCTGCTGGTGGACCCGGGCGATCTGGCCGCCGAGGTGCTGCCCGCGATCGCCATCGGGCTTGTCCTGTTGTTGATCGCGCGGCCGTTGTCCGTCGCGATCTCACTCGCCGGTTTCCGAATACCTTGGCGCGAACAGCTTTTCGTGTCCTGGGCGGGCCTGCGGGGCGCGGTACCCATCGTGTTGGCGACGTTTCCGATCGTCGGCGGAGTTCCCGACAGCCTTCGGCTGCTCAACATCGTGTTCATCCTCGTCGTGGTGTTCACCCTGGTGCAGGGGCCCAGCCTGGGGCTGGTGGCCCGACGGTTGGGGCTGATTTCGAAGGAGGCCACCCGCGAGATTCAGGTGGAATCGGCTCCGCTAGACGTGCTCGAGGCCGAACTGCTCACGATGACGGTGCACGCACCGTCGCGCCTGCACAATGTCACCGTGCGCGAACTGCGGTTACCCGATCCCAGCGTGATCACGTTGATCATCCGCGACGGACACACGTTCGTGCCACAGCCCGACACCCGGCTCGCGATCGGCGATGAACTGCTCATCGTCACCACGAGCAAGACACGGGAGGCCACCGAACGGAGGCTGCGGGCAGTCAGCCGTCGCGGAAAGCTCGCCCACTGGTTCGACGAGTACGGTGAAGCCGGATAA
- a CDS encoding aminotransferase class I/II-fold pyridoxal phosphate-dependent enzyme, which translates to MDQSEAPLLDALVDYRKRDRYGFTPPGHRQGRGVDDRVLGVLGPEAFRDDLLANGGLDDRRSSNKYLQHAEELMAEAVGAEVAWFSTCGSSLSVKAAMMAVAGGPDQSTGSSGGSLIVPRDSHKSIVAGLIFSGVQPRWVTPRWDAHQHISHPPSPEEFERAWDAHPDAAGALVVSPSPYGTCADIAAIARVCHDRGKPLIVDEAWGAHLPFHEDLPTWAMDAGADVCVVSVHKMGAGFEQGSVFHLQGDLIDQTRLSACADLLMTTSPSVPIYAAMDGWRRQMVEHGHDLLGAAIELVGGLRDDIELIPDIEVLDAELLGVEASHDLDRLQVLIDVSGAGTSGYQAADWLREHRQIDLGMSDHRRILATMSFADAKPTCERLLDSLWAWRKAANDLDKPPQVRLPSPEEIELETVELPRDAFFGRTEAVPADKAEGRIAAEQITPYPPGIPAVVPGERLNMAVIDYLRTGLRAGMNLPDAADPSLQTFRVVA; encoded by the coding sequence ATGGACCAATCCGAAGCGCCCCTCTTGGATGCTCTGGTCGACTACCGCAAGCGCGACCGCTACGGCTTCACCCCACCCGGTCACCGCCAGGGCCGCGGCGTCGACGACCGCGTGCTCGGCGTGCTCGGCCCCGAAGCCTTCCGGGACGACTTGCTCGCCAACGGCGGCCTCGATGACCGCCGCTCGAGCAACAAGTACCTCCAGCACGCCGAGGAACTGATGGCCGAGGCCGTCGGCGCCGAGGTGGCCTGGTTTTCCACCTGCGGCAGTTCGCTGTCGGTGAAAGCGGCGATGATGGCCGTCGCCGGCGGCCCGGACCAATCCACCGGGTCTTCCGGCGGAAGCCTGATCGTCCCCCGTGACAGTCACAAGTCGATCGTCGCGGGGCTGATCTTCTCCGGCGTGCAACCACGCTGGGTCACCCCGCGCTGGGACGCCCACCAACACATCTCCCATCCGCCGTCACCCGAGGAGTTCGAACGGGCCTGGGACGCCCACCCCGACGCCGCCGGCGCCCTCGTCGTCAGCCCCAGCCCTTACGGCACCTGCGCCGACATCGCCGCGATCGCCCGCGTATGCCACGACCGCGGTAAGCCGCTCATCGTCGACGAGGCATGGGGCGCTCACCTGCCGTTCCACGAGGATCTGCCCACCTGGGCGATGGACGCCGGCGCCGACGTCTGCGTCGTGAGCGTGCACAAGATGGGTGCCGGGTTCGAACAGGGATCGGTCTTCCACCTGCAGGGCGATCTGATCGACCAGACGCGCCTGTCCGCATGCGCCGACCTGCTCATGACCACCAGCCCCAGCGTGCCGATCTACGCCGCCATGGACGGCTGGCGCAGGCAGATGGTCGAGCACGGCCACGATCTCCTCGGCGCCGCAATCGAATTGGTCGGCGGCCTGCGCGACGACATCGAACTCATCCCCGACATCGAGGTCCTCGACGCCGAACTTCTCGGCGTCGAAGCCTCGCACGACCTCGACCGCCTACAAGTGCTGATCGACGTGTCCGGCGCAGGAACATCGGGCTACCAGGCCGCCGACTGGCTACGTGAACACCGTCAGATCGACCTCGGCATGAGCGACCATCGACGCATCCTGGCCACCATGTCGTTCGCCGACGCCAAACCAACCTGCGAACGGCTGCTGGACTCGCTGTGGGCGTGGCGCAAGGCCGCCAACGACCTCGACAAGCCGCCACAGGTGCGCCTGCCCTCGCCCGAGGAGATCGAGTTGGAGACCGTCGAGTTGCCCCGCGACGCGTTCTTCGGCCGCACCGAAGCCGTACCCGCCGACAAGGCAGAGGGCCGCATCGCCGCCGAGCAGATCACCCCCTACCCGCCCGGCATACCCGCCGTCGTCCCGGGTGAGCGGCTCAACATGGCTGTCATCGACTACCTGCGTACCGGCCTGCGGGCCGGGATGAACCTTCCGGACGCCGCCGATCCGTCACTTCAGACCTTCCGGGTGGTGGCCTGA
- a CDS encoding LLM class F420-dependent oxidoreductase, producing MRFAFKTSPQNTTWADMLAVWQAADDIEIFESGWTFDHFYPIFSDSTGPCMEGWITLTALAQATKRLRLGTLATGIHYRHPAVLANMAASLDIISNGRLELGIGAGWNEEESGAYGIELGTIKERFDRFEEACEVLPGLLSQETTTFDGKFYQRKDARNEPKGPQQPHPPICIGGNGEKRTLKITAKYAQHWNFVGGPPDVFARKRDVLAAHCADIGRDPSEIMLSAHVRLNPDHNYGEVIEEAAELGKEGLDLAIVYLPPPHDSRVLEPLAQEIRTSGLLDGQ from the coding sequence GTGCGCTTCGCATTCAAAACCTCCCCGCAGAACACCACTTGGGCGGACATGCTGGCAGTCTGGCAGGCCGCCGACGACATCGAGATCTTTGAGTCCGGTTGGACTTTCGACCACTTCTACCCGATCTTCTCCGACTCGACCGGCCCGTGCATGGAAGGCTGGATCACGCTGACGGCGCTGGCGCAGGCAACCAAGCGCCTGCGGCTCGGGACGCTGGCGACCGGTATTCACTACCGCCATCCGGCGGTCCTCGCCAATATGGCCGCGTCGCTGGACATCATTTCCAACGGCCGACTGGAACTCGGCATCGGGGCAGGCTGGAACGAAGAGGAGTCCGGTGCCTACGGCATCGAGTTGGGCACCATCAAGGAGCGCTTCGATCGTTTCGAGGAAGCCTGCGAGGTGCTCCCCGGGCTGCTGAGCCAGGAGACCACGACGTTCGACGGCAAGTTCTACCAACGCAAAGATGCGCGCAACGAACCGAAGGGGCCGCAGCAGCCGCACCCGCCGATCTGCATCGGCGGCAACGGGGAGAAGCGCACGCTCAAGATCACGGCCAAGTACGCGCAGCACTGGAATTTCGTTGGCGGGCCCCCGGATGTGTTCGCACGCAAACGCGATGTGTTGGCCGCGCACTGCGCGGACATCGGTCGCGATCCCAGCGAGATCATGCTGTCGGCCCATGTCCGGCTGAACCCGGACCACAACTACGGCGAGGTCATCGAGGAGGCCGCGGAGCTGGGGAAAGAGGGCCTGGACCTCGCGATCGTCTACCTGCCACCGCCGCACGATTCCCGGGTTCTGGAGCCGTTGGCGCAAGAGATCAGGACCTCAGGCCTACTCGACGGGCAATGA
- a CDS encoding HNH endonuclease signature motif containing protein, translating into MFGSEFRSVEEADLVAEIQACTRAEAQAAARRLAAVGELAARATEPEDDERQQWLVDLWACAAAEVSAAMGISHHRAKQQLAIGLSLRDRLPKVAALFSAGAISAALVSTITWRTHLVISAELAARIDAAIAQHARGWGALSQQRLDLAIDAIVETHDPDARRRFHEAARNCDVQIGKPDDATGTASVYGRLTAPDAALLQQRIRELSTSVCEADPRSAGQRRAAALGAIAAGADQLACHCNSPQCPRAGAPDPRATAIVIHAITTTPTKTTASSRTATNTEDVDGSENTTAKPESRRPDPPTPTDEPTPPANDEPPVNDEPPPRPVDDEPPPSVDYEPPPPVDDEPTADASATPNPPAGGSVDEPEPGAAAAIILGGGGVIPPALLAELVANGATVRNVYRPEDIADPGYRPPRACQRFIRMRDLTCRFPGCDRPAQHCDIDHTIPYPTGRTHPSNTKCLCRLHHLLKTFCGWQDTQLADGTIVWRAPSGHTYTTRPLSRMLFPHWDTTTADLPPPAHPPPPSSAQRHLKMPRRRRTRAADTTTRINTERKLNAATPPSYP; encoded by the coding sequence ATGTTCGGTTCGGAGTTTCGGTCGGTCGAGGAGGCCGATCTGGTAGCTGAGATCCAGGCCTGCACCCGTGCGGAGGCCCAGGCCGCGGCGCGGCGGCTGGCCGCGGTCGGGGAGCTGGCCGCGCGTGCCACCGAACCCGAAGACGACGAACGCCAACAGTGGTTGGTGGATCTGTGGGCGTGCGCGGCCGCCGAAGTGTCCGCGGCCATGGGCATCAGCCATCACCGCGCCAAACAACAACTGGCCATCGGGCTGAGCCTGCGCGACCGGCTACCCAAGGTCGCCGCCCTGTTCAGCGCCGGGGCCATCAGCGCGGCGTTGGTGTCCACCATCACCTGGCGCACCCACCTGGTGATCAGCGCCGAGTTGGCCGCCCGTATCGATGCCGCGATCGCCCAGCACGCCCGCGGGTGGGGCGCGCTATCCCAGCAGCGCCTGGACTTGGCCATCGACGCCATCGTGGAAACCCATGACCCCGATGCCCGGCGACGCTTTCATGAAGCCGCGCGCAACTGCGATGTGCAGATCGGCAAGCCCGATGACGCCACCGGCACCGCCTCCGTCTACGGCCGGCTGACCGCCCCCGACGCCGCGCTGCTACAACAACGCATCCGCGAGCTGAGCACCAGCGTGTGCGAGGCGGATCCGCGCAGCGCCGGCCAACGCCGCGCCGCCGCCCTCGGCGCGATCGCCGCCGGCGCCGACCAACTAGCCTGCCACTGCAACAGCCCACAGTGCCCACGCGCCGGGGCCCCCGACCCCCGCGCCACCGCCATCGTCATCCACGCCATCACCACCACCCCCACCAAGACCACCGCCAGCTCCCGCACCGCTACCAACACCGAAGACGTCGATGGGTCTGAGAACACCACCGCCAAGCCCGAATCGCGCAGACCCGATCCACCCACCCCCACCGACGAACCCACACCACCGGCCAACGACGAGCCGCCGGTCAACGACGAGCCACCACCACGGCCGGTCGACGACGAGCCGCCACCCTCGGTGGACTATGAGCCGCCACCTCCGGTGGATGATGAGCCCACCGCGGATGCGTCGGCGACACCAAATCCACCGGCCGGCGGGTCGGTCGATGAGCCCGAACCGGGCGCTGCGGCGGCGATCATCCTCGGCGGTGGCGGGGTGATCCCCCCAGCATTGTTGGCCGAACTAGTCGCCAACGGCGCCACCGTGCGCAACGTGTATCGCCCCGAGGACATCGCCGACCCCGGCTATCGACCCCCGCGGGCCTGCCAACGCTTCATCCGCATGCGCGATCTGACCTGTCGCTTCCCCGGCTGTGACCGCCCCGCCCAACACTGCGACATCGACCACACCATCCCCTACCCGACCGGGCGCACCCACCCCTCCAACACCAAATGCTTATGCCGCCTACATCACTTGCTCAAAACGTTCTGCGGCTGGCAAGACACACAGCTTGCTGACGGCACCATCGTGTGGAGAGCCCCCAGCGGACACACCTACACCACCCGCCCGCTCAGCCGCATGCTGTTCCCACACTGGGACACCACCACCGCCGACCTACCCCCACCCGCACACCCACCCCCACCATCTTCAGCCCAACGCCACCTGAAGATGCCCCGCCGACGACGCACCCGCGCCGCCGACACCACCACACGCATCAACACCGAACGCAAGCTCAACGCGGCGACTCCACCGTCGTACCCCTGA
- a CDS encoding zinc-dependent alcohol dehydrogenase produces MRAVTWQGRRKVSVDNVPDPTIKEPNDAIIRVTSTNICGSDLHLYEVLGAFMSEGDILGHEAMGVVEEVGRDVDGLKVGDRVVIPFNISCGHCFMCDQGLQSQCETTQNRDQGTGAALFGYSKLYGEVAGGQAEYLRVPQAQYTHIKVPVDGPDERYVYLSDVLPTAWQAVEYAAVPDGGTLVVLGLGPIGSMACRIASHRNRCKVIGVDLVDERLDRARDYCEEIIDLRHDDADEIVKSHTQGRGADSVIDAVGMEAHGSPIAEAAQTASGFLPSPVGRVVMKHAGVDRLAALNSAISLVRRGGTISLSGVYGGAADPINMMTLFDKQIQLRMGQANVKRWVPDIMPLLTAEDPLGVEQFATHRLPLEAAPGAYETFQKKEDGMVKVVLTP; encoded by the coding sequence ATGCGCGCAGTGACCTGGCAAGGCCGACGGAAGGTCTCCGTCGATAACGTGCCCGACCCGACGATCAAGGAACCCAACGACGCGATCATCCGCGTCACCAGCACCAATATCTGCGGGTCGGACCTGCATCTGTACGAAGTGCTCGGCGCGTTCATGAGCGAGGGCGACATCCTCGGGCACGAGGCGATGGGCGTGGTCGAGGAGGTCGGCCGCGATGTCGACGGCTTGAAAGTCGGCGACCGCGTGGTCATCCCGTTCAACATCTCCTGCGGCCACTGCTTCATGTGCGACCAAGGACTGCAGAGCCAATGCGAGACCACCCAGAACCGCGACCAGGGCACCGGCGCCGCCCTCTTCGGCTACTCCAAGCTCTACGGCGAGGTCGCCGGCGGCCAAGCCGAATACCTACGCGTTCCGCAAGCCCAGTACACCCACATCAAGGTGCCCGTCGACGGGCCTGACGAACGCTACGTCTACCTCTCTGATGTGCTGCCCACCGCCTGGCAGGCCGTCGAGTACGCCGCGGTGCCCGACGGCGGCACTCTGGTGGTCCTCGGCCTCGGCCCGATCGGATCCATGGCTTGCCGCATCGCCTCACATCGCAACCGCTGCAAGGTGATCGGCGTGGACTTGGTCGATGAGCGCCTCGACCGGGCCCGCGACTACTGCGAGGAGATCATCGATCTGCGCCACGACGACGCCGACGAGATCGTCAAGAGTCACACCCAGGGCCGCGGTGCCGACTCGGTCATCGATGCCGTCGGGATGGAAGCCCACGGCTCCCCGATCGCCGAAGCCGCGCAGACCGCCAGCGGTTTCCTGCCGTCCCCGGTGGGGCGGGTCGTCATGAAGCACGCCGGCGTCGACCGCCTCGCCGCACTCAACTCCGCGATCTCGCTGGTACGCCGCGGCGGCACCATCTCACTGTCCGGCGTCTACGGCGGCGCAGCCGACCCCATCAACATGATGACGTTGTTCGACAAGCAGATTCAGCTCCGCATGGGCCAGGCCAACGTCAAACGGTGGGTGCCCGACATCATGCCGCTGCTCACCGCCGAGGATCCGCTCGGCGTCGAACAGTTCGCCACCCACCGGCTGCCGCTCGAGGCCGCACCCGGCGCGTACGAAACCTTCCAGAAGAAGGAGGACGGCATGGTCAAGGTGGTGCTCACCCCGTAA
- a CDS encoding NADH-quinone oxidoreductase subunit B family protein, with product MSWLRKIFRIGRIVAPKPPAPEQTVEPPAGVRGSVQIRHVDAGSCNGCEVEIGGAFGPLYDAEQYGARLVASPRHADALLVTGVVTRNMAEPLRNTVEATPKPRVVIACGDCALNRGVFADAYGVVGAVGDVVPVDVEIPGCPPTPDQIVAALRSVTGK from the coding sequence ATGAGCTGGCTGCGCAAGATATTTCGCATCGGGCGCATCGTCGCGCCGAAACCGCCGGCACCGGAGCAGACGGTCGAACCGCCTGCGGGCGTGCGGGGTTCGGTGCAGATCCGCCACGTCGACGCGGGTTCCTGCAACGGCTGTGAGGTGGAGATCGGCGGAGCGTTCGGCCCGCTCTACGACGCCGAGCAGTACGGGGCACGCCTGGTGGCCTCCCCTCGGCACGCCGACGCCCTGCTGGTCACCGGCGTCGTCACCCGCAACATGGCCGAACCACTTCGCAACACCGTCGAGGCCACCCCCAAACCGCGGGTTGTCATCGCGTGTGGTGACTGCGCCCTGAACCGGGGCGTCTTCGCTGACGCCTACGGGGTGGTCGGTGCGGTCGGCGACGTGGTGCCTGTCGACGTCGAGATACCGGGCTGTCCGCCCACCCCCGATCAGATCGTCGCCGCTCTGCGATCGGTGACCGGCAAGTGA